The genomic region AGGCTATCCAGTGGTCGAAGGACGACACCGCCGTCATTTCAGGTATTGGGTGCACCTCGCGAGCGCCGGGCTACCTCGATATGAACACCTTGCATACTACACACGGCAGAGCGCTCACCTTTGCCACCGGGGTTAAACTGGCTCGTTCCGACAAGCACGTCGTCGTCATTTCGGGCGACGGTGATGCCTCGGCAATTGGTGGCAACCACTTGATCCATTCCTGCCGCCGCAACATCGACATCACCTGTATCATAGTAAATAATAACATTTACGGAATGACCGGTGGTCAATTTTCACCCACTACGCCGCTCGGAGCCAAGGCAGCGACAGCGCCTTATGGGATGAGCGAACCGGCCTTCGATCTGTCGAAACTGGCAATCGGCGCAGGTGCCAGTTACGTCGCGCGCGGGCACGTAGGTTCGGCAGCGCAACTCGAGCGCTTGATCCGAGGCGGGCTAAAGCACCACGGCTTCTCAGTGATTGAGGTTCTCTCCAATTGCCATACTCAATTTGGCCGGCGCAACCGGCTCGCAGATCCGATGGAATTGATCGAGCACATCGCCGCCCGAACTGTTAACGTCAAGGAAGCCGCCAAACTGTCGCCTGAGGAGTTGCGCGAGAAGTCCGTCGTCGGCTTGCTGCATCAAGACGAGTCGCGGGAGGAATACTGCGATTCCTACGACAGGATCATCGCCCGCGCTCAAGCCCAAGGATAATAACCTCATCTCCATGCTCAATCATTACGAAGCCCGATTTGCCGCTGTTGGGGGTCAGGGTATTCTCCTGGCCGGTGACATTCTCGCGGACGCGGCGATTTCTTACGAAGGTCTTTTTGCGCTCGACAGCCCGACCTATACGGCTCAGGTGCGCGGCGGCCCGACCAAGGTCGATGTGATCCTCGACCAGACGCGGATCCTTTTTCCCCGCACTACAGCGATCGACTTTATGCTCTGTCTGGCACAACGTTCCTGGGACCGGTTCGGCACGGACTTGAAGGACGACTGCATCGTGTTGATTGACCCAATACTGGTGCAGACGGTGGACCGGAAGTATCGAGTCTATGAATTGCCGGTGATCGAGTTAACCAAGACCGAGATGAAGAAGGTCGTCTATACCAGTGCGGTAGCGCTGGGTGCGATGATTGGCCTCACAAAGGCATTAGGCCCGGAATCGGTCGTCAAGGCATTGGTCTCCAAGGCTCCCAAAGGCACTGAGGTTCAGAACGAGCGTGCGTTCAAGATCGGCTTCGATGCCGGAGAAGCCCTCCTGAAGAACTGACTTCCGCCATCGTTCTCAAATCACTATCTAAATGTCGATGTTTATGTCTAATAGAGCATCCGACTCTCATTAGTATTGGCATTTGCATTGGCATTGGCATTGACTTCACTGCAACGTTGCTTTGTGGATCACCGCACCATCCGCCCGGGTTGCCCCAAGCCCGGGCTTTTCGTTAGATTGTAGTGCGGTCGGTCGTCTTAGACAATAACCGCGCTGTATTTTTGCAACCTCGAACCTCTAACCCTCATCCAATCTCTTCATGGAACGAACCCTTATGATCGTCAAACCGGACGGCGTTTCTCGCGCACTGACCGGTTTAGTTTTGCACCGGGTCGAAGAGTCCGGCTTGACCTTGCTTGCGGTTAAGAAACTGCGACTGGACCGTGCCACCGCCGAACGTTTTTACGCCGTTCACAAAGAGCGTCCATTCTATAGAAGTTTAGTAGAGTATATGACTTCCGGGCCGGTAGTAGTCGCTGCGGTCGCCGGTGAAGATGCGGTGACACGTTACCGGACACTGATAGGTGCGACCGATCCGGCCAAGGCAAATCCGGGAACCATTCGTCAACTTTATGGTGAGAGCATAGAGCGCAACGTCGTCCACGGCTCGGACTCGGTCGAAAATGGATTGATCGAAACGGCCTTCTTCTTCAGTGCCGTCGAAATGATGGCCGGAAGCGCCGACACGATATAAGCAGCCGGCTAAGTGCTGGCCGGGAGACTTTATGCATGAAGATAGCCTCGGCGTTCTGGAGGTTCAGACGACCGGGGGAGCCGGATCGTCCCGCCTTGTGGTGGTGGGTGCCGGAACGATGGGGCAGGGGCTGGCGGAAGTTGCCGCTCGACGCGGCATCGAAGTCCTCTTACTTGAACGCGACGTGGAGGCGCTTAAGGATGCGTTGGAGTCGATGGCCGAGCGACTCGACCGTGAAATTGAACGTTGGGCGCTGACAGAGTCGGAAAAGCGAGGAATACTATCCCGCATCCACGGCTCGGTCGAATCGTCGGACATTGGCGATCAACCTCTCATCCTTGAAGCGATTCCCGAACGGCTCGATCTGAAGCACAACCTTCTTCGTCATCTCGAATCGGTGGCAGCCAACGATGCCGTCTTCATCACCAACACATCGACGTTGTCGATCACCGAACTGGCTTCGGTCTTGAAACGGCCTGGACGGGTCATTGGAATGCACTTTCCCAGTGCAGTTCATAAGGTCAAGGTGGTCGAACTGGTGCGAGGTCTAAAGACGACCGACGAGACCTTTCAGGCTGCGCTCGGCCTTGCGAAGAGACTGGAGCGCACGGCGATTGAGGTCTTCGAATCGCCCGGCTATGTGACCACCCGCCTCTTGATGCCGCTGGTGAACGAGGCCGTGCAGGTCTTGATGGAAGGCGTTGCTTCGGCGGACGATATCGACACCGCGATGCGGCTCGGTTACGAAATGCCGCAGGGGCCATTGACCATGGCTGACCGGATGGGACTCGACACCGTTCTCTCCTGGATGGAAACGCTTTTTCGCGACCTCGGCGACGCTAAATACCGTCCCTGTCCGCTGCTCAGGATGCTGGTTCGCGCCGGGCACCTCGGAGTCAAGACTGGACAAGGTTTCTTCTGCTACGATGAAGACGGCCGTTCGATTCCCGATTCAGGCTATGTTAACAGCGTTGTGCGGCACAAATAGGTTGCGCCCTCCCCTGACCGTGCTCGTACTGCTGTGCATTCTGGTTACCGGATGCAAGACAGAATGGAGCGGAAAAGAGAAGGGCAAGGATCCGCCGGTGGCGGCGCCAGTTGCCATCGATACCTTGCGTCGGGGAACCATCACATCCTTTGTCCGATTTAACTCCGTCGTTGAAGCCTCACGAGAAGTCGATGTCTATGCCCGGACCGTCGGGCAGATCACCTCGCTTTTTGTCGAAGAGGGGCAGACGGTAGCAGCCGGGCAAAAGCTATGTCTCATCGACGACGCTGAACAGCGGCTGGCATTATTCCGTGCAGAAGGTGAACTATCCCACCAGAGCGACGAGTGGAAGCGCGCTGTTGACCTTGCAGAACGCGGTATGCTCCCTGAAGGTGACTTGAAACGCATCGAACTGGCTCGCAGCAACGCTGAAATCGCGGTCGAACAGGCTCGCCTGCTACTGAACTGGACGCGTATATCTGCTCCGATTGGGGGACTCGTGACATCGCGACTGGTCGATGCCGGTGACCGGGTCGATATGGCTCGACCGCTGTTCCGTATCATCGACCGGTCGCGACTATGGATTCATATCTGGCTGTCGGAATCGGAGGCAGCAGTAGTTGGTCCCAACACTTCCATAGGAATCGTCTCGCTGGCGGACAGCACCATCGTTGGACGCGCAACACTCGATCTGATGGGTGAAGTAGTCGATCCGACTTTTGGTAAGATTAAGGCGCGATTCCTTCTCGAAGGCAGTTCGGGTC from Calditrichota bacterium harbors:
- a CDS encoding efflux RND transporter periplasmic adaptor subunit: MKTAVRFPIQAMLTALCGTNRLRPPLTVLVLLCILVTGCKTEWSGKEKGKDPPVAAPVAIDTLRRGTITSFVRFNSVVEASREVDVYARTVGQITSLFVEEGQTVAAGQKLCLIDDAEQRLALFRAEGELSHQSDEWKRAVDLAERGMLPEGDLKRIELARSNAEIAVEQARLLLNWTRISAPIGGLVTSRLVDAGDRVDMARPLFRIIDRSRLWIHIWLSESEAAVVGPNTSIGIVSLADSTIVGRATLDLMGEVVDPTFGKIKARFLLEGSSGRFRPGQFVECRLLIATHVAVLVAPKRAILYESGRPFVFVVNDSIAYKRPVELGLATGGSIEIGDGVEEGELIVIDGQATISDSAKVRIVQ
- a CDS encoding 3-hydroxybutyryl-CoA dehydrogenase, whose product is MHEDSLGVLEVQTTGGAGSSRLVVVGAGTMGQGLAEVAARRGIEVLLLERDVEALKDALESMAERLDREIERWALTESEKRGILSRIHGSVESSDIGDQPLILEAIPERLDLKHNLLRHLESVAANDAVFITNTSTLSITELASVLKRPGRVIGMHFPSAVHKVKVVELVRGLKTTDETFQAALGLAKRLERTAIEVFESPGYVTTRLLMPLVNEAVQVLMEGVASADDIDTAMRLGYEMPQGPLTMADRMGLDTVLSWMETLFRDLGDAKYRPCPLLRMLVRAGHLGVKTGQGFFCYDEDGRSIPDSGYVNSVVRHK
- the oorC gene encoding 2-oxoglutarate:acceptor oxidoreductase gives rise to the protein MLNHYEARFAAVGGQGILLAGDILADAAISYEGLFALDSPTYTAQVRGGPTKVDVILDQTRILFPRTTAIDFMLCLAQRSWDRFGTDLKDDCIVLIDPILVQTVDRKYRVYELPVIELTKTEMKKVVYTSAVALGAMIGLTKALGPESVVKALVSKAPKGTEVQNERAFKIGFDAGEALLKN
- a CDS encoding nucleoside-diphosphate kinase is translated as MERTLMIVKPDGVSRALTGLVLHRVEESGLTLLAVKKLRLDRATAERFYAVHKERPFYRSLVEYMTSGPVVVAAVAGEDAVTRYRTLIGATDPAKANPGTIRQLYGESIERNVVHGSDSVENGLIETAFFFSAVEMMAGSADTI
- a CDS encoding 2-oxoacid:ferredoxin oxidoreductase subunit beta translates to MALRLENYLRMEHLPHMWCPGCGIGIIVKALLRAVEAIQWSKDDTAVISGIGCTSRAPGYLDMNTLHTTHGRALTFATGVKLARSDKHVVVISGDGDASAIGGNHLIHSCRRNIDITCIIVNNNIYGMTGGQFSPTTPLGAKAATAPYGMSEPAFDLSKLAIGAGASYVARGHVGSAAQLERLIRGGLKHHGFSVIEVLSNCHTQFGRRNRLADPMELIEHIAARTVNVKEAAKLSPEELREKSVVGLLHQDESREEYCDSYDRIIARAQAQG